A window from Aeromonas rivipollensis encodes these proteins:
- a CDS encoding transporter substrate-binding domain-containing protein — protein sequence MKHVFQLADRVKCYPSILFRLATLALLFNFIIYCHSAIAASKLPLQVIKVGVLKGGWGPFQQWDGNNGSGFSVELMALLAKNLDYRIEWKVYSDWRHLYKASCRGDVDILLDAFRADERKCISYSRPYYSSPTVVVVRHDSPLFRDVSGLSQARIAIEIGFLTDKLVRLHYPSVSRILFSDSSSALRAVLEGKADAYIGNLHVTNEFIGQHPELAVVAQSPLLMESLHLGVSRHKPSLGVRLDTAIQALTVEERTELERRWLGGSRLSFQGHSGFLLRPDEREWLAQLPPLRVGLLEGWAPFSFLDSQGRVSGLIGDYLGLFKEKLGLAYRHRTDPSRSALLQAQLHQEVDLIVLPLRVSQRLTGWQVSQPIASFPVVIATARGNHSIGGFAELAGKQLIVTDRMLVAELKARIPHVIVTVVSGPEEGLAMVAAGRGDAYMGNLAVLSRVIDERFGDNLHIVAPTPFRDELVVAVRESYAPLLPLINRVLASMSDKEKQQIRNTWLALNYSEGIPWQKLLRTLIPIGAGVLLAILILSIAYWRLHREIRRRREVEAALAHAKELAERAASKKAEFLATMSHEIRTPMNGILGMAEQLSFTPLDLEQRQMVAIINQGAEGLLQLIGNVLDYAKLDAGKMQLAPTSFLLRELADNVLTMISSEVERKGLQIYLRVDDEVGARFNGDVLRLKQILFNLVSNAVKFTERGFIELSISQEWQSAGEQRLLFGVQDTGIGMSAEVQARIFNAFEQADGATTRNHGGTGLGLSISHTLAELMGGTLRLESAPGVGTFIGLSVTLVLERQKECDPLLAGLRAFLAVDDERLRHTLRQHLLSLGVQMWEEPGGADLIFGEAGDLPDNGICIAPLGNVLGYQRRDGVYWLNSNPLTWQAVREVCHRHLALGEVAPLPAASPLTEASLPLPARVLVVEDNPLNQTLIRRQLRQLDLGCDLAEHGGQALLMLEQQPYELILCDCQMPVMDGYDFTRRVRATRDLASLPIIAMTANVMPEQAQRCLAAGMNDVLGKPVLLEGLRGMLTKWHLLPSPGLLDVAALQRLFGTGEPLAQMLGQFCEELAQSLAQVQEDDKGLADWVHRQAGTISMMMVEDLAQQAWHLEEKIRRQGARACEAELREFRALLGQILDELRAILPRA from the coding sequence ATGAAACATGTTTTCCAGCTTGCTGACAGGGTGAAGTGTTACCCATCGATTTTATTCAGACTTGCCACCTTAGCACTGCTATTTAATTTCATCATATATTGCCACTCTGCTATTGCCGCCAGCAAGCTCCCTTTGCAAGTGATAAAGGTGGGGGTGCTGAAGGGTGGCTGGGGGCCATTTCAGCAATGGGATGGAAATAATGGCAGCGGCTTCAGTGTGGAGCTTATGGCCTTATTGGCCAAGAATCTTGACTATCGCATCGAATGGAAAGTCTATTCGGACTGGCGTCATCTATATAAGGCGAGCTGTCGCGGTGATGTCGATATTTTGCTGGATGCCTTTCGCGCCGACGAGCGCAAGTGTATCTCCTACAGCCGCCCCTACTATTCATCCCCGACCGTGGTCGTGGTTCGCCACGACAGCCCTCTCTTTCGGGATGTCAGCGGCCTGAGCCAGGCTAGGATCGCCATCGAGATCGGGTTTCTGACGGACAAGCTGGTCCGGCTGCACTATCCGTCGGTTTCCCGCATCCTGTTTTCCGATTCGAGCTCGGCCCTGCGCGCCGTGTTGGAGGGGAAGGCCGATGCCTATATTGGCAATCTGCATGTCACCAACGAGTTCATCGGGCAGCACCCTGAGCTGGCCGTGGTGGCCCAGTCCCCCCTCTTGATGGAGAGCCTCCATCTGGGAGTCAGCAGGCATAAACCCAGTCTGGGGGTGCGGCTCGACACCGCCATCCAGGCCCTGACGGTGGAGGAGCGCACCGAGCTTGAACGGCGCTGGCTGGGGGGTAGCCGCCTGAGTTTTCAAGGTCATAGCGGCTTCTTGCTGCGACCGGATGAGCGGGAGTGGCTCGCTCAGTTGCCCCCGCTCAGAGTCGGCCTGCTCGAGGGTTGGGCGCCCTTCTCGTTTTTGGACAGCCAGGGGCGGGTAAGCGGGCTCATCGGCGACTACCTCGGCCTGTTCAAGGAAAAACTGGGTCTGGCCTATCGCCATCGAACGGACCCAAGCCGTTCGGCTCTGTTGCAGGCGCAGCTCCACCAGGAGGTGGACCTGATAGTGTTGCCCCTTCGCGTCAGCCAGCGGCTCACCGGCTGGCAGGTGAGCCAGCCTATCGCCTCCTTCCCCGTGGTCATCGCCACTGCGCGGGGCAACCACAGCATAGGGGGCTTTGCCGAGCTGGCGGGCAAGCAGCTGATCGTGACCGATCGCATGCTGGTGGCCGAGCTGAAGGCACGTATCCCCCATGTCATCGTCACTGTGGTGTCCGGCCCTGAGGAGGGGCTGGCGATGGTGGCCGCCGGTCGTGGGGATGCCTATATGGGCAACCTGGCCGTGCTCTCCCGGGTGATTGATGAGCGCTTCGGCGACAACCTGCACATAGTCGCCCCCACCCCGTTTCGGGACGAGCTGGTGGTGGCGGTGCGCGAGTCCTATGCCCCCCTGCTGCCCCTGATCAACCGGGTGCTGGCGAGCATGAGCGACAAGGAGAAGCAGCAGATCCGCAATACCTGGCTGGCCTTGAACTACAGCGAAGGTATCCCGTGGCAGAAGCTGCTGCGCACCCTGATCCCCATCGGGGCCGGCGTCCTGCTCGCCATCCTCATCCTCAGCATCGCCTACTGGCGTCTGCATCGGGAGATAAGGCGCCGCCGCGAGGTGGAGGCGGCACTCGCCCATGCCAAGGAGCTGGCGGAGCGGGCCGCCAGCAAGAAAGCCGAGTTTCTGGCGACCATGAGCCACGAGATCCGCACCCCCATGAACGGCATCCTCGGCATGGCGGAGCAGTTGAGTTTTACCCCGCTGGATCTCGAGCAGCGCCAGATGGTCGCCATCATCAACCAGGGGGCCGAGGGGCTGCTGCAGCTCATCGGCAATGTGCTGGATTACGCCAAGCTGGATGCGGGCAAGATGCAGCTGGCGCCCACCTCCTTCCTGTTGCGGGAGCTGGCCGACAATGTGCTCACCATGATCAGCAGCGAGGTGGAGCGCAAGGGGCTGCAGATCTATCTGCGGGTGGATGATGAGGTGGGGGCGCGCTTCAACGGGGATGTACTCAGGCTCAAGCAAATCTTGTTCAATCTGGTGAGCAATGCGGTCAAGTTCACAGAGCGTGGTTTTATCGAGCTGTCGATAAGCCAGGAGTGGCAGAGTGCCGGTGAACAGCGGCTGCTGTTCGGGGTGCAGGACACCGGCATCGGCATGAGTGCCGAGGTGCAGGCCCGCATCTTCAATGCGTTTGAACAGGCCGACGGTGCCACCACCCGCAATCATGGCGGCACCGGGCTTGGGCTCAGCATCAGCCATACCCTGGCGGAGTTGATGGGGGGGACGCTCAGGCTGGAGAGTGCCCCCGGGGTGGGGACCTTCATCGGCCTCTCGGTCACCCTGGTGCTCGAACGACAGAAGGAGTGTGATCCTCTTCTGGCCGGATTGCGGGCCTTCCTGGCCGTGGACGATGAGAGGTTGCGTCATACCCTGCGCCAGCACCTGTTGTCACTGGGGGTGCAGATGTGGGAGGAACCGGGAGGGGCCGATCTCATCTTCGGCGAGGCGGGCGATCTGCCGGACAACGGCATCTGCATCGCCCCCCTTGGCAATGTGCTGGGCTATCAGCGGCGAGACGGAGTCTACTGGCTCAACAGCAATCCCCTGACCTGGCAGGCGGTGCGGGAGGTCTGTCATCGTCATCTCGCCCTGGGTGAAGTGGCGCCCTTGCCTGCGGCTTCGCCCCTGACAGAGGCCTCCCTGCCGCTGCCCGCTCGCGTGCTGGTGGTGGAAGACAATCCCCTCAACCAGACCCTGATCCGGCGTCAGCTCAGGCAGCTGGATCTGGGGTGCGATCTGGCTGAACATGGCGGGCAGGCACTCCTCATGCTGGAGCAGCAGCCATATGAACTCATCCTGTGCGACTGCCAGATGCCGGTGATGGATGGCTACGACTTTACCCGCAGGGTGCGCGCCACCCGGGACCTGGCTTCCCTTCCCATCATCGCCATGACCGCCAATGTGATGCCGGAGCAGGCGCAGCGTTGTCTGGCCGCGGGGATGAACGATGTGCTGGGCAAGCCGGTGCTGCTGGAGGGGCTGCGCGGCATGCTGACGAAATG